The Enterococcus sp. 7F3_DIV0205 genome has a window encoding:
- a CDS encoding MutS-related protein has translation MEAQLIVLGFVGLIILIIIVMEIYNRLKLKAMVKSKWGAFPSARFFDKEESLKEAWRKAKKYRSYDSEIDDITWYDLDGFILFERINGTYSSVGAEALYQRLRNFNFSEKSHDRLETLIDYYKQNPTIREEIQFQFACLGKQDHNHVESYLSETRNQELPNTTFYLFCGLLPIAALLFVLVFPMTLSVLVLLGSILFNVIYYQIKKEKLQRELICMGYLVQTVVCAKKLEKIKTPFQEELTKNLKPLASMTKFGISFRMKSNSEAEMMFDYLAMIFMLPFISYNFVLKKLTNYEVQAKEMWRLLGELEVAAAVLNFRTVMPDTSQPIFSEEIVVTGTEVYHPLLATPVPNEVNWTKNTLVTGSNASGKSTYVKSVAISCILSATIHTALATKFQLPFGHILTSMAVEDDIFEGDSYFVAETKSVKRVLDLAETKVPCLCFIDEILKGTNTIERISASSSMIHWLGKYPSLAFVATHDIELTEILKESCDNVHFEEQVTKEQGVTFDYLLKQGPATTRNAIQLLHVLNYPESVVELAKREASYFDEHRTWQTLK, from the coding sequence ATGGAGGCTCAATTGATCGTATTGGGATTTGTTGGACTGATTATTTTGATTATTATCGTAATGGAAATTTATAATCGCTTAAAATTAAAAGCAATGGTCAAAAGTAAATGGGGAGCATTTCCTAGCGCACGTTTTTTTGATAAAGAAGAGAGTTTAAAAGAAGCTTGGCGTAAGGCTAAAAAATACAGAAGTTATGACAGTGAGATCGATGATATTACTTGGTATGATTTAGATGGCTTTATATTATTTGAACGGATTAATGGCACGTATTCAAGTGTAGGAGCGGAAGCTTTATATCAACGATTACGTAATTTTAACTTCTCTGAAAAAAGTCATGATCGTTTAGAAACATTGATCGACTATTATAAACAAAATCCAACGATTCGAGAAGAAATTCAATTTCAGTTTGCCTGTTTGGGGAAACAAGATCATAATCATGTTGAAAGTTATTTAAGCGAAACAAGAAATCAGGAATTACCAAATACAACATTTTATTTATTTTGCGGATTATTACCGATTGCCGCTTTACTTTTTGTGCTAGTGTTCCCAATGACTTTGTCCGTTTTAGTACTTTTAGGGTCAATATTGTTTAATGTTATCTATTATCAGATAAAGAAGGAAAAATTACAGCGAGAATTGATTTGTATGGGGTATTTGGTGCAAACGGTCGTTTGCGCAAAGAAATTAGAGAAGATAAAAACCCCATTTCAAGAAGAACTAACGAAAAATCTTAAACCTCTTGCCTCAATGACGAAATTTGGTATTTCTTTTAGAATGAAGTCTAATAGTGAGGCTGAAATGATGTTTGATTATTTAGCAATGATTTTCATGTTGCCTTTTATTTCGTATAATTTTGTTTTGAAGAAGCTAACAAATTATGAAGTGCAGGCGAAAGAAATGTGGCGTTTACTTGGAGAATTAGAGGTGGCAGCAGCTGTGCTAAATTTTAGAACGGTAATGCCTGATACGAGCCAACCAATATTTTCAGAGGAAATTGTGGTGACTGGAACAGAAGTATATCATCCTTTATTAGCAACACCTGTGCCAAATGAGGTGAATTGGACTAAAAACACCCTTGTAACGGGTTCTAATGCTTCAGGGAAGTCAACCTATGTCAAGAGTGTAGCCATCAGCTGCATCCTTTCTGCGACGATCCACACGGCCTTAGCTACAAAGTTCCAATTACCATTTGGTCATATCTTGACCTCGATGGCAGTTGAAGATGATATCTTTGAAGGAGACAGTTATTTTGTGGCAGAAACAAAATCTGTTAAACGAGTGCTGGATCTTGCTGAAACGAAAGTGCCTTGTCTATGCTTTATTGATGAAATATTAAAAGGAACGAATACCATCGAACGAATCTCTGCCTCATCTAGTATGATTCATTGGCTAGGAAAATACCCATCGCTTGCTTTTGTTGCCACACATGATATCGAGCTGACAGAAATTTTAAAAGAGTCATGCGATAATGTTCATTTTGAAGAACAAGTAACGAAAGAACAAGGCGTGACGTTTGATTATCTCTTAAAGCAAGGGCCAGCCACGACGAGAAATGCGATTCAGTTATTACATGTACTGAATTATCCGGAAAGTGTTGTTGAACTGGCGAAAAGAGAAGCGAGCTACTTTGATGAACATCGCACGTGGCAAACATTAAAATAG
- a CDS encoding cation diffusion facilitator family transporter, whose translation MINFLIERFEKRQQKSSDIRTAFGIFAGIVGLLSNLLLFVSKLLIGLISGSVSIMADAMNNLSDTVSSVLTLVGFYISGKPADEEHPYGHERFEYISGMLVSLLITFVGFQFFMTSIDRIKDPQSIKVTPVILIVLLLSILIKVWQSVFYKRVAKKIDSNTLIATAKDSLNDVFTTIAVLVSATVEGLTGLKIDGIVGLLIACYIIFSGLQLIREFVNELMGLRPDQAAIDQMKLYLSSVPDIVGYHDLLIHQYGPNKTFASVHIEIDDRWDLTQAHETIDEIEKKFKEQLGVDLVCHIDPVNLHDQRQQFIHQELKKIIKGINPDLKGHDIRLVDHGGRPRILFDLVVPNHFKATDQELKIRLQEQVYRKIGDYTVEVIFDHNYLL comes from the coding sequence ATGATAAATTTTTTAATTGAGCGTTTTGAAAAAAGACAACAAAAAAGTTCAGATATTCGAACAGCATTTGGGATTTTTGCCGGAATCGTCGGCTTGTTATCTAACTTGCTGCTCTTTGTAAGTAAGCTATTGATTGGATTGATTTCTGGTAGTGTGTCGATCATGGCAGATGCGATGAATAATTTATCGGATACGGTGTCATCAGTTCTAACCTTAGTTGGATTTTATATTTCTGGTAAACCAGCAGACGAAGAGCATCCATATGGTCATGAACGATTTGAATATATCAGCGGCATGTTGGTTTCATTGTTGATTACGTTTGTTGGGTTTCAGTTTTTTATGACGTCAATCGACCGAATCAAAGATCCGCAGAGTATCAAAGTAACTCCTGTGATCTTGATCGTGCTGTTGTTGTCTATTTTAATTAAGGTGTGGCAAAGTGTTTTTTATAAACGAGTAGCTAAAAAAATTGATTCTAACACTTTAATTGCAACGGCTAAAGATAGTTTGAATGATGTATTTACAACGATTGCTGTTTTAGTTTCAGCGACAGTCGAAGGGCTTACAGGACTGAAAATTGATGGAATTGTAGGGTTATTGATTGCTTGTTATATTATTTTTAGCGGATTGCAGTTGATTCGGGAATTTGTGAATGAGTTGATGGGATTGCGTCCAGATCAAGCGGCAATCGATCAGATGAAGCTGTATTTATCCTCTGTTCCAGATATTGTAGGCTACCATGATTTACTGATCCATCAATATGGACCGAATAAAACATTTGCTTCAGTTCATATCGAAATTGATGACCGCTGGGATTTAACACAAGCGCATGAAACGATCGATGAGATCGAAAAGAAATTTAAAGAACAATTAGGTGTGGATCTTGTTTGCCATATTGATCCGGTGAATTTACATGACCAAAGACAACAGTTTATTCACCAAGAACTAAAGAAAATCATTAAAGGAATCAATCCAGATCTTAAAGGACATGATATTCGGTTAGTAGATCATGGTGGAAGGCCTCGTATTTTATTTGACTTAGTTGTGCCAAATCATTTTAAGGCAACAGATCAAGAACTAAAAATCCGCCTACAAGAACAGGTGTACAGAAAAATTGGTGATTATACAGTAGAAGTAATCTTTGATCATAATTATTTACTTTAA
- a CDS encoding class I SAM-dependent methyltransferase, which produces MADWNTLFYDKKNIEMMPEPEVIKFVELLKKEFPKEQERKVWDLGCGAGRHSLVLGQMNCTVFISDNSSNAIELTKKKLDENKITYTDRLISMENYPWNQKEFLHGVFSWNVLQHNTVKKITEAVNCIYESLVPNGYFLGSIKSTKADLYGKGEEIEKNTFILNEGKEKGIIHHYFDEEGIKKLFPTDKWEIVVLAEQVVNYVSKVEKFWEINPFRYTTWCILVKKR; this is translated from the coding sequence ATGGCAGATTGGAATACGTTATTTTATGATAAAAAGAATATTGAGATGATGCCTGAACCTGAGGTTATTAAATTTGTAGAGCTTTTAAAAAAAGAATTCCCTAAAGAGCAAGAGAGAAAAGTTTGGGATTTAGGTTGTGGAGCTGGTCGTCATAGTCTTGTTCTTGGTCAAATGAACTGTACTGTTTTTATTAGTGATAATTCTAGTAACGCAATTGAATTGACCAAGAAAAAATTAGATGAAAATAAAATTACTTACACAGATAGGCTCATCTCAATGGAGAACTACCCGTGGAATCAGAAAGAATTTTTACATGGTGTGTTTAGTTGGAATGTTTTACAGCATAATACAGTAAAGAAAATAACAGAGGCGGTAAATTGTATCTATGAGTCACTTGTTCCAAACGGATATTTTTTAGGAAGTATTAAGTCAACTAAGGCAGATTTATATGGCAAAGGTGAAGAAATAGAAAAAAATACATTTATTTTAAATGAAGGGAAAGAGAAAGGAATTATTCACCATTATTTTGATGAGGAAGGAATCAAGAAACTCTTTCCGACGGATAAATGGGAAATAGTTGTATTAGCTGAACAAGTAGTAAACTACGTCTCAAAAGTAGAAAAATTTTGGGAAATTAATCCATTTAGGTATACCACGTGGTGTATTCTAGTAAAAAAACGATAA
- a CDS encoding YhgE/Pip domain-containing protein, with product MKHIKNTLKLFKLDWQRIFKNPIATFLIIALMIIPSLYAWFNIKALWDPYANTGELPIAVYSDDQAATFKDKKVNIGEEVLKNLHENKQLGWRFVDSKQELDKGVRSGKYYAGIYLPKDFSKDLLSFTTGEITKPKIDYSINEKINAIAPKIAEKGASSLQAQITDEFTKTASGTLVSVFNDIGYNLDSNLVSITKVKNMILSTDENIAQIDKYTQEVVALHGKMPELKTKLAKANEFVEYLPEVDALGAKLVDLNSKMPTIKEQAKVILTLQQKIPEIQNAGKQLAMIDEDFASVEQTMNEGINEAKQGLTIIQQVQTALPDIEKLGNQADQLATATSEGAAKLQEALPGITSSMKVTLQAIGTISSSVASVVEQLRDNRLTPDEREMLKQQLSTSLGQQQAVIQQLIQTLTQIQEAAGNQELQPTIDKLTTVSNLISALKSKVDSLDVNAITDADLEAIQNAANEIAATASSIDVDAVSTMVNDILTKLIATISTAQGLLNQAKQIDFASLLNSTEATVSNAIGILEKYQAELPAIKQEVHDANVLLNGHMDTIVNGINKGAELYNNELPVIEDKLGLAANFIQNDYPGIRNNITDTLKTVNDKMPDLESALDKANDLVQNDWPNIKTGLHKAAEAIRKGEKDVDLGQVIKLLKLDANAESDFFAKPVEVSENKIYPIANNGSASTPFYTALCLWVGAVLFSSVATTDFYLDEKDRGKFSKREQFSARMLTFLVMGLAQALIVTLGNYFLLGVDVRQPFYSVLFALLIAFAFMMMVYVLVALFGNVGKGAAIIILVLSISGGGGNYPIQVSGKFFQFINPFLPFTHAVNLLRESAGGIYWPNAWKAIIILSGIAIVFCGLGIFLYPYIEEKTKKLAKVSHESRIFH from the coding sequence ATGAAACACATAAAAAATACATTGAAGTTATTTAAATTAGATTGGCAACGCATTTTTAAAAACCCGATCGCTACATTTTTGATTATTGCACTGATGATTATTCCATCACTTTATGCATGGTTCAATATTAAAGCATTGTGGGATCCTTATGCAAACACAGGAGAGCTGCCGATTGCGGTATATAGCGATGACCAAGCAGCAACATTCAAAGACAAAAAAGTGAATATTGGTGAGGAAGTCCTGAAAAACCTCCATGAAAACAAACAATTGGGTTGGCGGTTTGTTGACTCTAAACAGGAATTAGACAAAGGAGTAAGATCAGGTAAATATTATGCTGGTATTTATCTGCCAAAAGATTTTTCTAAAGACTTATTAAGTTTCACGACAGGAGAAATCACTAAGCCTAAAATAGACTATTCGATCAATGAGAAAATCAATGCGATTGCACCGAAGATTGCAGAGAAAGGGGCCTCTTCTTTACAAGCCCAAATCACAGATGAATTTACTAAGACAGCTAGTGGTACCTTGGTTAGTGTGTTTAATGATATTGGCTATAATTTAGATTCTAATTTAGTCAGCATTACAAAAGTGAAAAATATGATCCTTTCAACAGATGAAAATATTGCGCAAATCGATAAGTACACACAAGAAGTCGTAGCATTGCATGGCAAGATGCCAGAATTGAAAACAAAATTAGCGAAAGCCAATGAATTTGTTGAATACTTGCCCGAAGTGGATGCATTAGGGGCTAAATTAGTTGATTTAAATAGTAAGATGCCAACGATCAAAGAACAAGCCAAAGTTATTTTAACATTACAACAAAAAATTCCGGAAATTCAAAATGCCGGTAAACAATTGGCAATGATCGATGAAGATTTTGCTTCAGTTGAACAAACAATGAACGAAGGAATCAATGAAGCCAAACAAGGCTTAACGATCATTCAGCAAGTTCAAACCGCTCTTCCTGATATTGAAAAACTTGGAAATCAAGCAGATCAATTAGCGACAGCAACAAGTGAAGGGGCAGCAAAATTACAAGAAGCTTTACCTGGTATCACTAGTAGTATGAAAGTGACCTTACAAGCAATTGGAACAATCAGTTCCAGTGTTGCATCTGTTGTTGAACAATTGAGAGATAATCGTTTGACGCCAGATGAACGCGAAATGTTGAAACAACAGCTATCAACTAGTTTAGGACAACAGCAAGCAGTCATTCAACAACTGATCCAAACTTTGACACAAATCCAAGAAGCTGCTGGAAATCAAGAGTTACAGCCGACTATTGATAAATTAACAACCGTTAGCAACTTGATTTCGGCTTTAAAATCTAAAGTCGATAGTTTAGATGTAAATGCCATTACTGATGCTGATTTAGAAGCCATTCAAAATGCAGCAAATGAAATTGCTGCTACAGCATCAAGTATTGATGTCGATGCAGTTTCAACGATGGTCAATGATATTTTAACGAAACTGATCGCAACGATCAGCACAGCTCAAGGTTTGCTTAACCAAGCGAAGCAAATTGATTTTGCTTCATTGTTAAACTCAACAGAAGCGACTGTCTCAAATGCAATCGGCATCTTAGAAAAATACCAAGCAGAGTTACCTGCAATCAAACAAGAAGTTCACGATGCCAATGTTTTATTGAATGGCCATATGGATACGATTGTAAATGGCATCAACAAAGGTGCTGAACTGTATAATAATGAGTTACCTGTTATAGAAGATAAACTTGGATTAGCTGCAAATTTCATTCAAAATGATTATCCAGGAATCAGAAACAATATCACAGATACTTTAAAAACAGTCAATGACAAAATGCCAGATTTGGAGTCTGCTTTAGATAAAGCCAATGACTTAGTTCAAAATGACTGGCCAAATATCAAGACAGGCTTGCACAAAGCAGCAGAAGCAATCCGAAAAGGTGAAAAGGATGTTGACCTTGGTCAAGTGATAAAACTGCTTAAACTGGATGCTAATGCTGAAAGTGACTTCTTTGCTAAACCAGTTGAAGTTTCTGAAAATAAAATTTATCCGATTGCGAATAACGGATCAGCAAGCACACCATTTTATACAGCCTTGTGTTTATGGGTTGGAGCTGTTTTATTTTCAAGTGTTGCAACCACTGATTTTTATTTAGATGAAAAAGATCGTGGGAAATTTTCTAAACGAGAACAATTTTCTGCAAGAATGTTAACATTCTTAGTAATGGGCTTGGCTCAAGCGCTGATTGTTACGTTAGGGAATTATTTCTTATTAGGTGTAGATGTCAGACAACCATTTTATAGTGTTTTGTTTGCGCTATTGATCGCCTTTGCCTTTATGATGATGGTCTATGTTTTAGTAGCGCTTTTCGGTAATGTCGGAAAAGGTGCAGCGATCATTATCTTAGTATTGTCTATATCTGGTGGTGGGGGAAATTACCCAATACAGGTATCTGGGAAATTTTTCCAATTTATTAACCCGTTTTTACCATTTACCCATGCAGTGAATTTATTGAGAGAATCGGCTGGCGGAATTTACTGGCCAAATGCTTGGAAGGCAATCATTATCCTAAGCGGTATTGCGATCGTCTTCTGCGGATTAGGTATTTTCTTATATCCTTATATCGAGGAAAAAACGAAGAAATTAGCGAAGGTCTCTCACGAGAGTCGTATCTTCCATTAA
- a CDS encoding FAD-dependent oxidoreductase: MKVIIIGASHGGLQAALTLKKLNPQTEVILIEKRSEISYVSSGIILRMNQLVDELDKVRYLTSGELNKMGVDVLLNATVTTINSDKKTIIYEDANNKIKEIGYDKLILATGSNQFSTNLTLPSKDKVTVFKSYPSSVEALEKLEQSQSISIVGGGYIGVELCDALKDQGKEIHLIESADSVLFRYLDKEISLLIEQKIRDSGINLHLNESVIGFSDIDEDLFITRTTNEEIRNDYVIVAVNARPDTTLVKDFLDLNANGTVRVNDHMQTSDPNIFALGDVISYPVRNSYRKSFIPLVNNVVRSATVAAMNVLGHPMKYNMTQKTTATKIFNSYVASTGLTEIEAKFEGIEVESIFLTLPCQLPYLALQEEVHIKMVFEKGSHKLIGGQLMSEKDITQSINTLSLAIDKETTLEELVTMDFYFNPGINQPMGIISRAAYEFLIEKYKV; the protein is encoded by the coding sequence GTGAAAGTAATCATCATAGGAGCCTCACATGGTGGGCTTCAGGCTGCGTTAACATTAAAGAAATTAAATCCTCAAACTGAGGTTATTCTAATTGAAAAAAGAAGTGAAATCAGTTATGTATCAAGTGGAATCATATTGAGAATGAATCAATTAGTCGATGAATTAGATAAAGTGAGATATCTTACATCGGGAGAATTGAATAAAATGGGTGTAGATGTTTTACTCAATGCTACAGTTACTACCATAAATTCAGATAAAAAAACAATTATCTATGAGGATGCTAATAATAAAATAAAGGAAATAGGTTATGACAAATTAATACTTGCAACGGGATCAAATCAATTTTCAACGAATTTGACATTGCCAAGTAAAGATAAAGTAACTGTATTTAAAAGCTATCCAAGTTCTGTAGAGGCTTTAGAAAAATTAGAGCAGTCCCAATCTATCTCAATCGTTGGAGGTGGATACATTGGTGTAGAGCTTTGTGATGCTTTGAAAGACCAAGGAAAAGAAATTCATTTAATTGAAAGTGCTGACTCCGTTCTTTTTCGTTATTTAGATAAGGAAATATCCTTATTAATTGAACAAAAAATTCGAGATTCTGGAATAAATCTCCATTTGAATGAGAGTGTTATTGGATTTTCAGATATCGATGAAGACCTATTTATCACTAGAACAACGAATGAAGAAATTAGAAATGATTACGTGATCGTGGCAGTTAATGCTCGTCCAGATACCACATTAGTCAAAGATTTTTTAGATTTGAATGCAAACGGAACCGTTCGTGTTAATGATCATATGCAAACAAGTGATCCAAATATTTTTGCTTTAGGTGATGTTATTTCTTATCCTGTTCGTAATAGTTATCGCAAGTCGTTCATCCCTTTAGTGAATAATGTCGTACGAAGTGCAACAGTTGCGGCAATGAATGTCTTAGGACATCCGATGAAATACAATATGACACAAAAAACAACTGCAACAAAAATTTTCAATAGTTATGTTGCCAGTACCGGTTTAACAGAAATTGAAGCTAAGTTTGAAGGAATAGAAGTTGAAAGTATCTTTTTAACATTACCATGTCAATTACCATACCTTGCATTACAAGAAGAAGTACATATCAAAATGGTCTTCGAGAAGGGATCACACAAATTAATTGGCGGCCAGTTGATGTCTGAAAAAGATATTACGCAATCAATCAACACCTTATCATTAGCAATTGACAAAGAAACAACATTGGAAGAATTAGTCACGATGGATTTTTACTTTAATCCAGGGATCAATCAACCGATGGGGATTATTAGCCGTGCAGCATATGAGTTTTTAATTGAAAAGTATAAAGTGTGA